One genomic window of Plasmodium coatneyi strain Hackeri chromosome 12, complete sequence includes the following:
- a CDS encoding RNA helicase, whose protein sequence is MHEIGQNRPQSKMIFKPLAVKTPLLKELRKKGLVSIEVADAGSVKVLTEDDLEASPQGGETSGINEKRIKRKKINGNKNGRKLSPSKRSKKRKRENVDQTNSKEEDSKEVMKESTEEGDPNKSTPGSERTLEEIDSQREDTHKGFKRRKKKRGRKKKKPKTGPTECNQEGVSINDAACSTNAVASRTKGECCKREKFDIEKVIQNEENFKRTDQVKYKVHYVRWNLNGKLNLLYSIMKSLHDAKFWKPTEIQKQTLEHSINFKHDIIVVSKTGTGKTLTFCIPILNNIVKNKLREYEKKGSCVSKLRCIILVPTRELAIQILSHFSYINKYTHIYVATIIGGLNLNKQKRILSNKPEILVCTPGRLKYFLLQNDKINYLDKMNHVRYFACDEIDKMIETSFMKDINFIAKHLYKSVGEKKKFIQTFLLSATLGLSVHLQNENLAKLLNYVTIRKEKSCIINLADDHLVDDPSRGEGGSILPDGLSLNVVKCEKKKILHKLFYLLKMYFLTNSVDHYPENTNQLNRNSDNAAHGEVKKIVIFVNTIKETKELNSIFRFLFFDQGLESSVPKKYRCDMSLKERINIFSIHSKQSLKERMQNISKFSQSTNHSVMFCTDVLSRGIDLDKCDVIIQLSCPVSDITFVHRSGRTARNFKTGTCICFITDDEIARWKSSLKKIGLIFENLHELEMVNRISDHEHTKINSAILCCNKMVQLQNKIKDNRSKSLLSKLAREAELEDEEGSSSDSDNSSGKITNEAILKQLLRLKKELYNTLYRE, encoded by the exons ATGCACGAAATAGGACAAAATAGACCACAGAGCAAAATGATTTTTAAGCCCCTTGCTGTGAAGACTCCCCTCCTCAAAGA GCTGCGCAAAAAAGGACTCGTGTCCATCGAAGTCGCCGATGCGGGGAGCGTAAAGGTTCTAACCGAAGACGATCTGGAAGCTTCACCCCAGGGAGGTGAAACGAGTGGCattaacgaaaaaagaataaaaagaaaaaaaattaatggaaacaaaaatgggaggaaGCTATCTCCTAgtaaaaggagcaaaaagagaaaacgCGAAAATGTAGACCAGACCAATTCGAAGGAGGAGGACTCTAAAGAAGTTATGAAAGAGTCAACTGAGGAAGGGGACCCCAATAAGAGCACCCCTGGTAGTGAACGCACCCTCGAAGAAATTGACAGCCAACGGGAGGACACCCATAAGGGGttcaaaaggaggaagaaaaaaagagggagaaaaaagaaaaaaccaaAAACTGGCCCCACGGAATGTAATCAGGAGGGTGTTTCCATCAACGACGCCGCATGCTCTACTAACGCAGTCGCGTCCCGTACAAAGGGGGAGTgctgcaaaagggaaaaattcgaCATAGAAAAAGTGATCCAAAATGAGGAGAACTTCAAACGCACGGACCAAGTAAAGTACAAGGTGCACTACGTCAGGTGGAACCTGAATGGAAAACTCAACCTCCTGTATAGCATAATGAAATCATTACATGACGCCAAATTTTGGAAACCAACAGAAATACAAAAGCAGACGTTAGAACACTCCATAAATTTTAAGCACGATATAATCGTAGTGTCCAAAACGGGAACGGGAAAAACGCTAACCTTTTGCATACCcatattaaataatatagtaaaaaataaattaagggaatacgaaaaaaagggaagctgCGTTTCCAAACTTAGGTGCATCATCCTAGTCCCAACAAGAGAACTAGCCATTCAAATTTTAAGTCACTTCAGCTACATAAATAAGTATACCCACATTTACGTCGCAACAATAATTGGAGGATTAAACCTTAATAAACAGAAAAGAATTTTATCGAACAAACCAGAAATCTTAGTTTGCACCCCAGGAAGATTGAAATACTTTTTACTCCAAAATGATAAGATAAACTATTTGGATAAAATGAACCACGTCAGATATTTTGCATGTGACGAAATTGACAAGATGATAGAAACGTCTTTCATGAAGGACATCAATTTTATTGCCAAACATTTGTACAAATCCgtgggggagaagaaaaaatttattcaaacttttctcctttccgcTACTTTAGGGTTGTCAGTCCatttgcaaaatgaaaatctAGCCAAATTGTTAAATTACGTTaccataaggaaagaaaaatcctGCATCATCAATTTGGCCGATGATCACTTGGTAGATGACCCGTCCCGGGGTGAGGGAGGCAGCATCCTCCCCGATGGTCTCTCCCTGAACGTGGtcaaatgtgaaaagaaaaaaatactacacaaacttttttaccttctcaAGATGTACTTTCTAACCAATTCAGTGGACCATTATCCAGAAAACACCAATCAGTTAAACCGTAACAGTGACAATGCTGCACATggggaggtaaaaaaaatagtaatcTTTGTAAACACCATCAAGGAAACCAAAGAGCTAAATAGCATATTTAGATTTTTATTCTTCGACCAAGGGTTAGAGTCATCCGTGCCGAAGAAATACCGTTGTGACATGTCCCTAAAGGAACGgataaacattttttcgaTACACTCCAAACAATCCCTCAAAGAGCGCAtgcaaaatatttcaaaattttcccaaTCGACCAACCATTCTGTTATGTTTTGCACGGATGTACTAAGCAGAGGAATCGACTTGGACAAATGTGACGTGATAATTCAGCTCAGCTGTCCCGTTTCGGATATCACCTTTGTACATCGATCTGGCCGCACGGCTAGAAATTTCAAGACAG GCACCTGCATCTGCTTCATCACGGACGACGAAATAGCGCGCTGGAAAAGTTCACTCAAAAAAATTGGCCTCATTTTCGAGAATCTGCACGAACTCGAAATGGTCAACCGAATCAGTGATCACGAACACACCAAAATAAACAGTGCAATTCTCTGCTGCAACAAAATGGTACaattgcaaaataaaataaaagacaaTAGAAGTAAATCCCTTCTAAGCAAGCTAGCTAGAGAAGCCGAATTGgaagacgaagaaggaaGCTCCTCAGACTCGGACAACTCATCCGGGAAAATAACAAACGAAGCCATCCTAAAGCAGTTGCTACGCCTGAAGAAAGAGCTGTACAATACGCTCTACAGGGAGTAG
- a CDS encoding Serine/threonine kinase-1, which translates to MIQVNYKDGSEKYSSKYREYNYYRNYISAIKGKYMGFVNMQRDSPNGRYFNDPRRSNNYYYYNREGNLHSSAYRSSYRNSYRNSYKNSYKNSYKGLHKNLYENSYQNSYQYSYHNGYHDPHNHLHNSGFDNAYSNEYSNAYGNPYGGGFKLLKGKRIRSFNSSSNSTRKGKLIKKFKNYDVDENMIRAYKNGRKRSYSSMREISDHEQRHHKVYLESKYDHEEYQNSYIKGFNLSRKRNYYSYRKKLYNSDKRNYDTHFGQGNIFYNNEYYLFNDGSMLKRKKMYYGNKNSFRTNSRSYNGYPDRMNNRRRDSHRNGRCKATAAHAKETGSWGGGPSANSATSVDTEVRGCNYKDKDDKSNKSFKLKNSHTTRDDGTGKSNMRAEIMGNRRNPAAYINKEKSSEESHRKYTRGVRKRKKAPESYSGTTSGRPTRQRSVQRRKRRKDSLSSNDETGTSASSERDSSFSSFVNKKKHHADRYSSDSYECTPSDESTDDMSSRKKYNHKRNRTKISDMDDNSYRKKKKKKKEKENDDSDDEIVHFSWKKGMILNNCYVVIRKMGEGTFGRVLLCQHMDTKKYYAVKVVRNIRKYTKSAKIEADILKKIQNNDFKNNNIVKYHGRFMYYDHMCLVFEPLGPSLYEIITKNNYNGFHLEDIKLYCIEMLKALNYLRKICLTHTDLKPENILLDDPYFEKTLVSVRRATDGKRVEIFRTKSTGIKLIDFGCATFKDGYHGSIINTRQYRAPEVILNLGWDVSSDMWSFGCVLAELYTGDLLFRTHEHLEHLALMEAIIQPIPKKMICNAVRTNGAKYVNRDELRLAWPENASSFESIKYVKKSLPLYKLIRNDLFCDFLYSILQIDPALRSTPAELLKHRFLQESYDYY; encoded by the coding sequence aTGATCCAAGTGAACTACAAGGACGGCAGTGAAAAGTACAGCAGTAAATATAGagaatataattattacagGAATTATATAAGCGCTATAAAAGGCAAATATATGGGTTTTGTAAATATGCAAAGAGATAGCCCGAACGGCAGGTATTTTAATGACCCTCGAAGGAGCAACAATTACTACTACTACAACCGGGAGGGGAACCTGCACAGCAGCGCATACAGAAGTTCGTACAGAAACTCGTACAGAAATTCGTACAAGAATTCTTACAAAAATTCATACAAAGGTTTGCACAAAAATTTGTATGAAAATTCGTACCAGAATTCGTACCAATATTCGTACCATAACGGATACCACGACCCGCACAACCACTTGCACAATAGCGGCTTCGACAATGCCTACAGTAACGAATACAGCAATGCGTACGGCAACCCCTACGGGGGCGGCTTCAAGCTgctgaaggggaaaagaatcAGGAGCTTCAACAGTAGCAGCAACTCCACCCGGAAAGGAAAGCTCAttaagaaatttaaaaactaCGATGTGGACGAAAATATGATCAGGGCGTATAAAAATGGGAGGAAACGCAGCTATTCGTCCATGAGGGAGATAAGTGACCATGAGCAGAGACATCATAAGGTGTATCTAGAATCCAAGTACGACCACGAGGAGTATCAAAATAGTTACATAAAAGGATTTAACttaagcagaaaaagaaactacTATTCGTATAGGAAGAAATTGTACAATAGTGATAAGAGAAATTACGACACCCACTTTGGACAGGGGAACATCTTCTACAATAATGAATATTACTTATTTAACGACGGCTCTatgttgaaaaggaaaaaaatgtattatgGTAATAAGAATAGCTTTAGAACAAATTCGAGGAGCTATAATGGGTATCCAGACAGAATGAATAATAGAAGGAGAGATTCCCACCGAAATGGGAGGTGTAAAGCGACCGCTGCACATGCAAAGGAGACAGGCAGTTGGGGAGGGGGACCAAGTGCAAACAGCGCAACGAGTGTAGATACCGAAGTGAGAGGATGCAATTATAAGGACAAGGATGACAAATCGAATAAATCATTCAAGTTAAAAAATAGCCATACGACACGAGATGATGGTACAGGGAAATCAAACATGAGGGCCGAAATTATGGGAAATAGGAGGAACCCCGCCGCGTACattaataaggaaaaaagttcaGAAGAATCCCACCGTAAGTATACACGAGGggtaaggaaaagaaaaaaggctCCCGAAAGTTATAGCGGTACAACAAGTGGACGTCCGACTAGGCAAAGGAGCGTGCAACGAAGAAAGCGAAGAAAAGATAGCCTGAGCAGCAATGACGAAACGGGTACAAGTGCTTCTTCAGAAAGAGATAGCAGCTTCTCTTCatttgtaaataaaaaaaaacaccatgCCGATAGGTACAGTAGTGATTCCTACGAGTGTACCCCTTCCGACGAATCAACGGATGATATGTCatcgagaaaaaaatacaaccaCAAAAGAAACAGAACGAAAATTTCCGATATGGACGATAATAGctataggaagaaaaaaaaaaaaaaaaaagaaaaagaaaacgatgACTCAGATGATGAGATTGTACATTTCAGttggaaaaagggaatgatCCTAAATAACTGTTATGTGGTGATAcgaaaaatgggggagggaACCTTCGGGAGAGTTCTTCTCTGTCAACACATGGACACAAAAAAGTATTACGCAGTGAAGGTAGTACGAAATATTAGGAAGTATACTAAATCtgcaaaaatagaagcagatattttgaagaaaattcaaaataatgattttaaaaataataatattgtAAAATATCATGGAAGGTTCATGTACTACGATCACATGTGTTTAGTTTTCGAACCCCTGGGTCCATCTCTCTACGAAATTATCACCAAGAATAATTACAACGGGTTCCATTTGGAGGATATAAAGCTTTACTGCATTGAAATGTTGAAGGCATTAAATTATTTGCGCAAAATATGCTTAACGCATACAGACTTGAAGccagaaaatattttgctAGACGATCCATATTTTGAGAAAACCCTAGTCAGTGTTAGAAGAGCTACAGATGGAAAGAGGGTTGAGATTTTTAGAACAAAATCTACGGGTATCAAGTTGATCGATTTTGGTTGTGCCACTTTTAAGGATGGATACCATGGGTCTATAATAAACACAAGACAGTATCGCGCTCCGGAAGTTATCCTAAATTTAGGATGGGATGTGTCAAGTGATATGTGGAGTTTTGGTTGTGTGTTGGCTGAATTGTACACAGGGGATCTTCTATTTAGAACCCATGAACATTTAGAACACTTAGCCCTGATGGAAGCTATTATTCAGCCAAtccccaaaaaaatgatatgcaACGCAGTTAGAACAAATGGGGCCAAATATGTAAATAGGGATGAACTTAGATTAGCTTGGCCAGAAAACGCATCTAGTTTTGAATCCATTAAGTATGTGAAGAAGTCCCTGCCCCTGTACAAACTTATAAGGAATGATTTGTTTTGCGACTTCTTGTATAGCATACTGCAGATCGACCCCGCTTTGAGGTCCACCCCTGCGGAGCTCCTCAAGCATAGGTTTCTGCAGGAGAGTTATGACTACTACTAG
- a CDS encoding Histidine--tRNA ligase, which yields MSISVYKNKIFNTKDVVDVCIHQRHLKLEPSSFKDSVYKLNEHKISVDHLEKRDGSFISREDVNVGGEEGPKERGQTGQGKSLTYHMDELKCLYFFFLINMLRFKNSLDLNLIRSVCSSINSTTECTCGVEGSCSSSITSPASAILPGGRPHSEVLKQFFISNLKKCAKLEYNLNDFNTCISVVLENCSIVFLNAYKTVFLCKYLTCCLCNVLELFQINCDVLFKNAFNNNVNNSNIQSINELISKIKWMTHDSKVEKNKELSKKFGANLLLFVYTQSKLRDDGEYFMYLINQNFKNSIDSYRSEYTDQMNSLNSYITMLSKNMNDTLTVHIKNVLDITAKVVPLFVGKMNEFVKANEEIVQEHADLKKPLSNGFILLDESAAEGSTSSGSILSQLYEEKYLKSIEERFHQMEFPNELQKFSEMNSIFCELLILLTDIIIQTNIMYDIKAYNKALAQVLKNKKVSGGVHHIGVGCIEFKNFLYSVMAEGGGSQLGTSKPTEGEVNQMIPMSGNKIVINNSFPSLRRKLNVYKLDEQIEQVLIQKNINFNLKVPKGAKDFTGEDMQLRNIFFDFVKKKFLLHGAVEIDTPIFELKETLTDKYGEDSKLIFDLKEQGGENLSLRYDLTVPLYRFVNTNNLNCLKRFHIGKVYRRDEPSMNRGRFREFYQCDFDIVGKYDTIRTDFHILFIFWDILNNLKKVIGNFNCKINHRKILEYMLLSSNIHKDKVKTISSSIDKLDKITFQQFRDELLNEKGIPVESVDKIETYISKTLSLSPFLVIEFLRNDLSESPFEESYKNEVYQVINHLEEIFELLKYFNMLNQFSFDLSLARGLDYYTGIIFEFVLLSETGVGSVAAGGRYDYLIRNKRKEYIPSVGASVGIERIIAIAEGVVKKGGLLLSPEDGGALLSPKKEVTVEDSPLGKVASPGNIAPQGNVSSPALPLKDNSVDVLICNIKKNCFKETIELCKKLWEEDISTEFIYVKDQKIQKQLVYALEKQIPLAVIIGDEIERGVIKLRELTQDKEKSAGEREIKLGDCVQEIKSYFRDNLTWKQSVTKALFGRPAL from the coding sequence atgagcatAAGCGTTTacaagaacaaaatattCAACACCAAGGATGTGGTCGATGTATGCATACACCAGAGGCACCTGAAGCTGGAGCCGTCCAGCTTTAAGGATTCCGTTTATAAATTGAACGAGCATAAAATAAGTGTAGACCATTTAGAAAAGAGAGATGGATCGTTCATCAGTCGGGAGGACGTAAAtgtagggggggaagaaggtcCAAAAGAAAGAGGGCAGACCGGGCAAGGAAAATCCCTCACTTATCACATGGACGAATTGAAATgcttgtactttttttttctcataaataTGCTAAGATTTAAAAACAGTTTGGATTTAAATTTGATAAGGAGCGTTTGCTCCTCGATCAACAGCACTACGGAGTGTACTTGCGGGGTGGAGGGGTCATGTTCCTCATCAATTACTTCGCCGGCCAGTGCAATATTACCAGGGGGACGCCCCCACAGTGAAGTACTAAAACAGTTCTTCATTtcgaatttgaaaaaatgtgccaaaTTGGAATACAACCTGAACGACTTCAACACGTGTATAAGTGTTGTGTTAGAAAACTGTAGCAtagtttttttaaatgcctACAAAACGGTGTTCCTGTGCAAGTACCTGACCTGTTGCCTGTGCAACGTTCTGGAGTTATTTCAAATAAACTGTGACGTCCTATTTAAGAACGCCTTTAACAATAACGTGAATAATAGTAACATACAGTCAATAAATGAGCTGATAAGTAAGATCAAATGGATGACACACGATTCTAAGGTGGAGAAGAATAAGgagttgtccaaaaaattcGGTGCAAACTTGTTGTTATTCGTTTATACGCAAAGTAAATTAAGGGACGACGGTGAATACTTTATGTACCTAATaaatcaaaattttaaaaacagcATAGATAGCTATAGAAGTGAATACACCGATCAGATGAATTCTTTAAATAGCTATATCACCATGTTgagcaaaaatatgaatgacACGCTTACGGTGCATATTAAGAATGTGCTTGACATTACAGCGAAAGTGGTGCCATTATTTGTTGGGAAGATGAACGAATTTGTTAAGGCGAATGAAGAAATTGTGCAGGAGCACGCAGATTTGAAGAAGCCCCTGTCGAACGGATTTATACTGCTAGATGAGTCCGCAGCAGAGGGAAGCACCTCATCAGGTTCAATTCTGTCCCAGCTGTATGAagagaaatatttaaagaGCATCGAGGAGAGGTTCCACCAGATGGAGTTCCCGAACGAGTTGCAAAAGTTTAGCGAAATGAACAGCATATTTTGCGAGCTACTAATTCTTCTGACGGATATTATTATTCAGACGAACATTATGTACGACATAAAGGCGTATAACAAAGCGCTAGCACAAGTgttgaaaaataagaaagtgTCTGGTGGAGTACACCATATAGGGGTGGGGTGTATTGAGTTTAAGAATTTTCTCTACTCCGTGATGGCAGAAGGGGGAGGTTCCCAATTGGGCACGTCCAAACCAACAGAGGGGGAAGTAAACCAAATGATACCTATGAGTGGAAACAAAATTGTTATAAataattccttcccttcgTTAAGGAGAAAGttaaatgtgtacaaattgGATGAACAGATAGAGCAAGTACTAAtccagaaaaatataaattttaatttgAAAGTTCCGAAAGGTGCTAAAGACTTTACAGGAGAAGATATGCAAttgagaaatatttttttcgattttgtaaagaagaagtttTTACTACACGGGGCAGTAGAAATAGATACGCCCATTTTTGAACTGAAGGAAACCCTAACAGATAAATATGGAGAAGACTCCAAATTAATATTCGATTTGAAGGAACAAGGAGGGGAAAACCTATCCCTTAGGTATGATTTAACTGTTCCTTTATATCGCTTTGTTAATACAAATAATTTGAATTGTCTGAAGAGGTTCCATATAGGAAAAGTGTACCGGAGAGATGAACCGAGCATGAACAGAGGCAGGTTTAGAGAATTCTACCAATGCGATTTTGACATCGTAGGGAAGTATGATACAATCCGTACTGACTTTCACATTCTGTTCATATTCTGggatattttaaataactTAAAAAAGGTGATTGGTAATTTTAACTGCAAAATAAATCACAGAAAAATTTTAGAATATATGCTTCTCTCCAGTAATATTCACAAAGATAAGGTAAAAACGATTTCCAGCAGTATAGACAAACTGGACAAAATAACGTTTCAGCAATTTAGGGATGAGTTATTAAATGAGAAAGGAATCCCCGTCGAGTCGGTAGATAAAATAGAAACTTACATTTCCAAGACGTTAAgtttgtccccttttttggtcATCGAATTTTTGAGAAACGATTTAAGTGAATCCCCTTTTGAGGAAtcttacaaaaatgaagtgtaTCAAGTTATAAACCATTTAGAGGAAATTTTTGAGctgttaaaatattttaatatgcTCAATCAATTTTCCTTTGATTTATCTCTCGCTAGGGGGTTGGATTACTACACGGGGATTATATTCGAATTTGTTCTCCTGTCTGAGACGGGAGTAGGAAGTGTAGCTGCGGGGGGCAGGTATGATTACTTGATAAGGAATAAGCGAAAGGAGTACATCCCATCCGTTGGCGCTTCTGTTGGTATCGAGCGGATCATTGCCATTGCTGAGGGGGTGGTAAAGAAGGGTGGCTTGCTTCTGTCACCAGAGGATGGGGGGGCACTTCTTTCACCTAAGAAGGAGGTAACGGTGGAGGATTCTCCCCTCGGGAAGGTTGCTTCACCGGGAAATATAGCCCCTCAGGGGAATGTCTCTTCCCCCGCCTTACCCCTGAAGGACAACTCCGTAGATGTCCTCATATGTAATATCAAGAAAAACTGCTTTAAAGAGACCATCGAACTGTGTAAGAAGTTGTGGGAAGAGGACATATCCACGGAATTTATATACGTGAAAGACCAGAAGATACAGAAGCAGCTGGTTTACGCCTTGGAGAAGCAGATTCCCCTGGCGGTTATAATTGGCGATGAAATTGAAAGGGGCGTCATCAAACTACGAGAGCTGACACAGGACAAGGAGAAGTCGGCTGGCGAACGGGAAATCAAGCTAGGAGATTGTGTGCAGGAGATAAAAAGTTACTTCAGGGATAACCTGACCTGGAAGCAGAGCGTCACGAAGGCTTTGTTTGGCCGACCGGCATTATAg
- a CDS encoding Fructose-bisphosphate aldolase, with protein sequence MATVSEYKNAPQKLPADVAEEIATTAKKLVEAGKGILAADESTQTIKKRFDNINVENTIENRAAYRDLLFGTKGLGKYISGAILFEETLFQKNEAGVPLVNLLHDEGIIPGIKVDKGLVTIPCTDDEKSTQGLDGLAERCKEYYKAGARFAKWRAVLVIDPAKGKPTDLSIQETAWGLARYASICQQNKLVPIVEPEILADGSHTIEVCATVTQKVLACVFKALHDQGVLMEGALLKPNMVTAGYDCPVKTKTQDIGFLTVRTLSRTVPPALPGVVFLSGGQSEEEASVNLNSINALGPHPWALTFSYGRALQASVLNTWKGKKENVKKAQEVLLKRAEANSLATYGKYKGGAGGADAGASLYEKKYVY encoded by the exons ATG GCCACAGTATCCGAGTATAAAAACGCCCCCCAGAAACTACCCGCAGATGTTGCTGAAGAAATAGCAACCACAGCAAAGAAGCTTGTTGAAGCAGGAAAGGGAATTTTAGCTGCCGACGAATCGACCCAAACTATTAAGAAAAGGTTCGATAACATCAATGTAGAAAATACCATCGAGAACAGAGCTGCCTACAGAGACCTACTTTTCGGAACGAAGGGATTAGGCAAATATATATCAGGAGCAATTCTCTTTGAAGAGACCCTATTCCAGAAGAATGAAGCTGGTGTCCCCTTGGTAAATTTATTACACGATGAGGGAATAATTCCAGGAATTAAGGTTGACAAGGGTTTAGTTACAATCCCATGCACTGACGATGAGAAGTCAACCCAAGGATTGGATGGTCTAGCTGAGAGGTGTAAAGAATATTACAAAGCTGGTGCAAGGTTTGCAAAATGGAGAGCTGTATTAGTAATTGATCCAGCAAAGGGAAAGCCAACTGATTTATCCATTCAGGAGACTGCATGGGGATTAGCTAGATATGCATCTATCTGCCAACAGAACAAACTCGTACCAATTGTTGAACCCGAAATTTTGGCTGATGGTTCTCACACTATAGAAGTATGTGCTACTGTAACTCAGAAGGTCTTGGCTTGTGTTTTTAAAGCTTTACATGATCAGGGAGTTTTGATGGAAGGAGCTTTATTGAAGCCCAACATGGTGACCGCAGGATACGACTGTCCTGTGAAAACCAAAACGCAGGACATTGGTTTCCTCACTGTGAGGACTTTAAGTAGGACGGTTCCACCAGCTTTACCAGGAGTTGTATTCTTATCCGGAGGTCaatcagaagaagaagcatcTGTCAATTTGAATTCCATCAATGCGTTAGGTCCACACCCATGGGCATTGACCTTTTCCTACGGTAGAGCATTACAGGCATCTGTCTTGAATACctggaaaggaaagaaggagaatgTTAAGAAGGCCCAAGAAGTGTTACTAAAGAGAGCAGAAGCGAACTCCTTGGCGACATATGGAAAGTACAAGGGAGGTGCAGGCGGAGCCGATGCAGGTGCATCCCTTTACGAAAAGAAGTACGTCTATTAA